The window GCTGTTGGGCTCTACAGCCAACGACGTGCTGCATGGCGCGCCTTGCGATGTGCTCGCGGTGCATCTGGTCAAGCGCACATAAAACCTAAACCTGTGGGAGCGAGCCTGCTCGCGATAGCGTTGGGTCAGCCAATACCCATATTACTGACCCACCGCTATCGCGAGCAGGCTCGCTCCCACAGGGGAATAGCGTTTCAAATAGAAATCCCGGCGTTCATCTCTGAGCACCGGGATTCTTTACAACAGTGGATCAAGCGTCCAGTTCAGCCCAGCGCTCGACCAGTGCATCCAGCTCGGCCTGCAGCTGCTCCAGATGCGCGATCACCTTGGCGGTTTCAGCCGCAGGGCGCTGGTAGAAGCCAATGTCAGCCATTTCGGCTTGCACCGCTGCGATCTGCTGTTCCTTCGCGTCGATATCACCCGGCAATGCTTCCAGCTCACGCTGCAACTTGTAGCTGAGCTTCTTCTTTGCCGGTGCCGCCGCCGGTGCAGCAGCAACCGGAGCAGGCTCGGCCTTGACCACCGCCGAATTCAGGTCGGCCTTGCCGGACTTGCTCTCAGTCACGCCCAGCAAGCGCGGCGAGCCACCCTGGCGCAGCCAGTCCTGATAACCACCGACGTATTCACGCACCAGGCCTTCGCCTTCGAACACCAGGGTGCTGGTAACCACGTTGTCGAGGAATGCCCGGTCGTGGCTGACCATCAGCACAGTACCGTTGAAGGTCAGCAGCACCTCTTCCAGCAACTCGAGGGTTTCCACGTCCAGGTCGTTGGTCGGTTCGTCGAGCACCAGCAGGTTCGCCGGCTTGCTGAACAGTTTGGCCAGCAGCAGACGGGCACGTTCACCGCCGGACAGCGCCTTGACCGGGGTACGAGCACGTTGAGGGCTGAACAGGAAGTCGCCCAGATAGCTCAACACATGGCGGCTCTGGCCATCGATGTCGATGAAATCGCGGCCTTCGGCAACGTTGTCGATGACGGTTTTTTCAAGGTCCAACTGATGGCGCAACTGGTCGAAGTAGGCGACGTCGATCTTCGTGCCCTCCTCCACCTTGCCATTGGTCGGTACCAGACCGCCGAGCATCAGCTTGAGCAAGGTGGTCTTGCCGGTACCGTTGGCGCCCAGCAGACCAATGCGGTCACCACGCTGCAGCACCATGGAAAAGTCCTTGATCAGGAACGGGCCGCCAGGGTGCGCAAAACTCACGTTCTCAAGAACCATCACCTGCTTGCCGGACTTGTCAGCGGTATCCAGCTGAATATTGGCCTTGCCGGTGCGCTCGCGACGCTCACTGCGCTCCATGCGCAGCGCCTTGAGCGCTCGTACACGGCCTTCGTTGCGGGTGCGACGGGCCTTGATACCCTGGCGAATCCAGACTTCTTCCTGGGCCAGCTTCTTGTCGAACAGCGCGTTTGCGGTTTCTTCCGCCGCCAGCGCTGCTTCCTTGTGCACCAGGAAGCTGGCGTAGTCGCCGTTCCAGTCGATCAGGCCGCCGCGATCCAGTTCGAGGATACGGGTCGCCAGATTTTGCAGGAAAGAACGGTCGTGCGTGATGAACAGCACCGCGCCCTGGAAATCCTTCAGGGCTTCTTCAAGCCAGGCGATGGCGCCGATGTCCAGGTGGTTGGTGGGCTCGTCGAGCAGCAGCAGGTCCGGCTCGGACACCAGGGCCTGGGCCAACAACACCCGGCGACGCCAGCCACCGGACAGCTCGGCCAGGGTCTTGTCGGCCGGCAGTTGCAGACGGCTCAGGGTGCTGTCCACCAACTGCTGCAGGCGCCAGCCATCGCGGGCTTCGAGGTCGTGCTGCACGTGCATCAACTTGTCCAGGTCGGCATCGGTGACGATGTTCTGGCTCAGGTGGTGATACTCGGCCAGCAGCGCGCCGACACCGTCCAGGCCTTCGGCGACCACGTCGAACACCGTCCGCTCGTCGGCCACCGGCAGTTCCTGGGGCAATTCGCCGATTTTCAGGCCTGGCGCGCGCCAGACCGAGCCGTCATCGGGCTTCTGATCGCCCTTGACCAGCTTCATCATGCTGGACTTGCCAGTGCCGTTGCGGCCGATGATGCACACCCGCTCACCACGGGCGATCTGCCAGGACACCTTGTCCAACAACGGCATAGCGCCGAAAGCAAGGGACACATCGCTGAATTTGAGCAGGGTCATGAGCTTCTCCAAAAACCGGGCGCGCATTCTACCTGAGATGAGGCCTCAGAAGTCCGCCAATTTCGCCCTCGAAGCACTCTGCATAACAAATGTTGCGAACTTGCGCGGATGACCCCGCAAAGCTTTCGCCCATTGCTGGCAAAAGGCTAAGCTACAGACAGTTACCCTGGGTCAAACCTTGGGCTTGTCATGTTTTTTTCTGCCCGGACGTATCATGCGCAGTCGCCTTTTCAGTGTTTTATCTTGCTTGTTTGTATGTGCCACTGCCGTTCAAACCGCCCAGGCGGTGGATATCTCCACCCAGCGTCAGTATTACGATGAAGCCAAGCGTGCCTTGGCCAAAGGTGATTCCGGCCCCTATTTTCGCTACAGCCAGGCCCTGCGTGACTATCCGCTGGAACCCTACCTGGCCTACGACGAATTGACCGCTCGCCTCAAGAGCGCCAGTAATGCCGAAATCGAGAAATTTCTCGCCGAACATGGCGACCTGCCCCAGGCCAACTGGATGAAGCTGCGCTGGTTGCGCTGGCTGGCCGACCGTGGCGATTGGGCGACCTTCGTCAAGTACTACGACCCCAAGCTCAACTTCACCGAACTGGACTGCCTCAACGCCCAGTATCAGCTCAGTCATGGCCTCAAGGCCGAAGGCTACGCCAACACCGAAAAGCTTTGGCTCACCGGCAAATCCCAACCGGCCGCGTGTGATGCGCTGTTCGGCCTGTGGGCGACCCAGGGTCAACTGACTGAACAGAAGCGCTGGGAGCGCGCCAAACTGGCCGCCCAGGCCCGCAATTATCCACTGGCTAAAAGCCTGATCAGCGGCCTGAGCACCCTCGCCCCTCGCGGCCAACTGCTGATAGACGTGGCGCAAAAACCGGAACTGCTCAATCAGCCATCGCGTTTCCGTCCGGCCGATGAGCCGATGGCCGATATCGTCAGCCTCGGCTTGCGGCGCCTGGCCCGTCAGGATCCAGAGAAAGCCATGGCGCTGTTGGACGGCTACGCCAGCACCATGCATTTTTCCAAGCCTGAGAAAGTCGCCATCGCCCGGGAAATTGGCCTGACCCTGGCCAAGCGTTTCGACAGTCGCGCCTTGGGCGTGATGACAAAATATGACCCGGAACTGCGCGACGATACCGTCTCGGAATGGCGCTTGCGCCTGCTGTTGCGCCTGGCCCGCTGGGACGACGCCTATGAGTTGACCCGCCGCCTGCCCGAGACGCTGGCCAGCACCAGTCGCTGGCGTTACTGGCAGGCCCGCAGCCTGGAGCTGGCGCAGCCTCAGAATCCCGAGGCGCTGACGCTTTACAAGCATCTGGCCCGTGAGCGGGACTTCTACGGTTTCCTGGCCGCCGATCGTTCTCAATCGCCCTATTCGCTCAACAACAAGCCGCTGGTGATGAGCCAGGCGCTGATCAATAAAGTGCGCAACACACCGGGTATTCGTCGGGCCCTGGAGTTTCATGCCCGGGGTCAGATCGTCGACGGTCGCCGCGAGTGGTATCACGTCACTCGCCACTTCAACCGGGACGAGATGGTCGCCCAGGCGAAACTGGCCTACGACCTGAAATGGTACTTCCCGGCGATCCGCACCATCAGCCAGGCCAAGTATTGGGATGACCTGGATATTCGCTTCCCAATGGCCTACCGCGACACTCTGGTGCGTGAAGCCAAGGTTCGCGGCCTGCATTCAAGCTGGGTGTTCGCCATCACTCGACAGGAAAGTGCCTTCATGGAAGATGCGCGCTCCGGTGTTGGCGCCAGCGGCCTGATGCAGTTGATGCCGGCCACCGCCAAGGAGACCGCGCGCAAGTTCAACATCCCGCTGGCCTCGCCCAAGCAAGTGCTGAACCCGGACAAGAACATCCAGCTGGGCGCGGCGTACCTGAGCCAGGTTCACAGCCAGTTCAACGGCAACCGCGTCCTGGCCTCCGCCGCCTACAACGCCGGCCCTGGTCGGGTGCGCCAGTGGCTGCGCGGTGCCGACCACCTGAGCTTCGATGTCTGGGTCGAAAGCATCCCCTTCGACGAAACCCGGCAATACGTGCAGAACGTGTTGTCGTACTCGGTGATCTACGGCCAGAAACTCAACTCGCCGCAACCGCTGGTGGACTGGCATGAGCGCTATTTTGATGATCAGTGAGTGGGCAGCAGCAAGCCATAGGCTTCAAGCGGCAAGTTGTTCCTGAAAAAATGCCCGCATCTTTCGATGCGGGCATTTTTTTGCTCGGTTGCAGACCCTGTGGGAGCGAGCCTGCTCGCGATAGCGGTGTGACAGTCGACCTCATGGTTGCCTATCTGCCCCTATCCCGAGCAGGCTCGCTCCCACATTGGTTTCGGCTCAGCAGGCTCACGGAACAGAATCACCCTGCTGATTGAACTGCAACGCCGCCAATCGCGCATACAACGCGTTACTGGCCACCAGTTCCTGATGGGTGCCCACGGCGACTACTTTGCCCTGATCCATCACCGCGATCCGGTCGGCATTTTTCACCGTGGCCAGGCGGTGGGCGATGACCAGGGTGGTGCGATTTTTCATCAGGCTGGGCAGCGCTTGCTGGATCAAGTGTTCGCTTTGCGCATCGAGGGCGCTGGTGGCTTCGTCCAATAGCAGGATCGGTGCGTCCACCAACAGCGCTCGGGCGATGGCCAGACGCTGGCGTTGACCGCCGGATAACCCCAGACCGCCGTCACCCAGGTGGGTCTGGTAACCCTCCGGCATTTTTTCGATGAAATCGTGGGCATGGGCAATCTGCGCGGCTTCGCGCACCTGCTCGGACGTCGCCTCGGGATTGCCGTAGCGGATGTTCTCTTCAACCGTGCCGAAAAACAGCGCCGGGTTCTGCGAAACCAGGGCGAAATGGCGACGCAGGTCCAGTGGATCGAGCTGGGTCAGCGGCACATCATCGATGAGAATCCGCCCTTGCGCCGGGTCGTAGAAGCGCAGGAGCAAGTCATACACCGTGGATTTCCCGGCACCGGACGGCCCGACCAGGGCCAGGGTCTCGCCAGCCTGGACGCTCAGGTCCAGGCCGTCGACCGCATAGCTGTCCGGCCGGGACGGATAAGAGAAGCGCACGCCTTCGAGACGCAAATCACCCCGTACCCGCTCAGGCAGAGTCACCAGGCCAGAAACCGGCGGCTGGATGATGTTTTCCGAGCGCAGCAATTCGGCAATGCGCTCAGCCGCACCAGCCGCCCGCTGCAACTCGCCGATGACTTCGCTCAGGGTGCCGAAAGCGCTGCCGACGATCAGGCTGTAGAACACAAACGCCGCCAGCTCACCCCCGGAAATCCGTCCGGCGATCACATCCATGCCCCCGACCCAGAGCATCACCCCCACCGCCCCCAGCACCAGCACGATCACCAGTGTGATCAGCCAGGCCCGCTGGGCGATGCGCTTGCGGGCGGTGTCGAAGGCCTGCTCCACGGTCACGGCAAAGCGCCGCTCATCCTGGACCTGATGGTTGTAGGCCTGCACGGTTTTGATCTGGCCGAGGGTCTCGGAGACGTAGCTGCCGACATCGGCAATGCGGTCCTGGCTCTGGCGCGACAGGCTGCGCACCCGCCGCCCGAATATCAGGATCGGCGCCAAGACCAACGGCAGCGCGATCACCACGATACTGGTGAGTTTGGGGTTGGTGATGAACAACAACACAATGCCGCCGACCACCATCAAGGCGTTGCGCAAGAATAGCGACAACGACGAGCCGATCACTGACTGCAACAAGGTCGTATCGGCGGTCAGGCGCGACTGGATTTCCGAGCTGCGGTTGTTTTCGTAAAAGCCCGGGTGCAGATACACCAGATGGTTGAAGACCTGCCGGCGAATATCGGCTACCACTCGCTCGCCAATCCAGGACACCAGGTAGAAACGGGAAAAAGTGCCGATCGCCAATCCCACTACAAGCACCATGAACAGGCCAATGGACTGGTTGAGCAGGTGCGGGGAGCGCGTCATGAAGCCCTGGTCCACCAGCAACCGGATGCCTTGCCCCATGGACAAGGTGATTGCGGCGGTGACGATAAGGGCCAATAAGGCGCCAGCAACCTGCTTGCGATAAGGGGCAATGAAGCCACTGGCCAGGCGTATGGCACGGCGTTGTTGGGAAGAGAGCATCAGAAGCATCCGATAATGCAGCAGGAAATGGACCGCCCGGCGACACCGAAGCGCAGCGGAACTTGGTTGAATCAGAATGAGTCAGGTTAAATATGACCGTAGCGACTAGAGGCTAGATGTTATCGGTCTAAAGTCTGGCTGGAAACGCGACCGTGTTTCTGATTGAGTGGAGCTGTCGCCATGAACCTACAAGGAGTGTCATGGCTCGGTCACCTGGCGACACTAAAATAGGCACACAACCTGATGAGGAGACAGGCCATGTCCTTGCAACACAGCAGCGACGACAAGATTCAAGTGATCCGCACGCAACCGGACCAGTCTCTGGGCTGCTCGTTCATCGACGCCCAAGGGCGCGAAGTACCGATCACCGAAGACATGATCCAGAAAGCCTGCAGCGAGCTGGAAAAACGACTGGTCAAGCCTGCCGAACAAAAGTGATACAGCCCGTCTTCATTGAACCCGACCATGATGTCGGGTTTTTTATGCCCGCAGCCTTTGCGGGCTCCTGTGACCTGGAGCAAGCTCCCTCGCCACAAAAGCGATCCACGATTAAAGGCTGGTGGCGCCCAGAGCGCTCACGATCTGTTGCAACGCCGGCGACTGCCCCTCGATGCGAACCTTCAGGCTGTCGATCTCCCGACGCGGCGGATAATGCTTGCGCAGGGCATCGAAAGCGCTGCGTTGTTCGCTGACCGTTCCCACCAGGCTGCGACGAAAATCCGCGTCGTCACGACGTGGGTCATACACGCCACGGCACAACATCGCCAGCGCCCAGGCCGGATCAGTGTCAGCGTCCAGCGTGATGCCGCCCAGCCATGGCCGGGGCAGCAGATCGCTCAACCGGACCGCAACCGGTTGCTCGAGGAATGCGCACAAGGATTCGTAGATCTGCGCCGTACCACGCTGGCGACCATCGAGGCTGTAGCCGGCAATGTGCGGGGTGGCGATCACGCACAGGTCAGCCAGATCCGCATCCACGCTCGGCTCATGCTCCCAGACATCCAGCACCGCTTGCAGGTCTTCGCGCTCCAGCAGCACCTCGCGCAGCGCTGTGTTGTCGATCACCGGTCCACGGGCTGCGTTGATCAGCCAGGTACCGGGCTGGAGCCGGCGCAGGCGCTGCTCATCGAACAGGTGCCAGGTCGGTTGCGCGCCGTCGCGAGTCAACGGTGTGTGCAGGCTGATCACATCGCACTGTTCGATGATCTGTTCCAGACTCACGTAGTCGCCGCCTTCGGTAGCCTGACGGGGTGGGTCGCAGACTTTCACCGTCCAACCCAGGCCCTTGAGCACCTCAACCAACCGCCCGCCCACCTGCCCGGCACCGACCACGCCAAAGGTGCGTTGCTTGAGGTCCGCGCCTTCGATTTCAGCCAGGGTCATCAGGCTGCCCAGCACGTAGTCCACCACGCCACGGGCGTTGCAACCCGGTGCGCTGGCCCAACGAATACCGGCCTCGGCGAAATAATCCAGATCCAGGTGATCGGTGCCGATGGTGCAGGTGCCGACGAACTTCACCTTGCTGCCTTCCAGCAGCGTGCGGTTGACCTGGGTGACGGAGCGCACCAGCAACACATCGGCCTGCTCGACCATTGACCGGTCAATCCCCCGGCCCGGAACCCGGCGGATCTCGCCAAACCCTTGGAAAAACGCATCGAGCAGGGGAATATTTTCGTCGGCGACGATCAGCATGGCAGAGCTCCTTTGGCGGGATGGGCAGTGTAGGCGTTCCGTTAGGCCTGTGCATTACCCGAAGCAAATGATGTTGTGGCGAGGGGATTTATCCCCGCTGGGTGCGCAGCCCCCCAACGACTTTGCGACTGCTGCGCAGTCGAGCGGGGATAAATCCCCTCGCCACAAGGTATTCGCAAGCCAGCTAAACGATTACAAATCCACAACACAGGTTTTTTCCTGACCACTGTGTCAAGGCGTAGAATGCGCCGCCTCGCGCTTATTTTTTCGGACGTTTCGCCTGTGAATCCTGTGATCGACCACGCCACCACCCTCTCCCGCCCGGCCCGGGTTCGCCTGGAGCTCAAGACGCTGCTGGCCCTGGCATTGCCGATCATGGTGGCGCAGCTGGCGACCACTGCCATGGGCTTTGTCGACGCGGTGATGGCCGGCCGGGTCGGACCACGGGACCTGGCGGCGGTTGCACTGGGCAATTCGATCTGGGTGCCGGTGTTCCTGTTGATGACCGGCACACTGTTGGCCACCACGCCGAAAGTCGCCCAGCGCTTCGGCGCCGGCACGTTCGACGAGATTGGTCCGCTGGTGCGCCAGGCGTTGTGGCTGGCGCTGGTGGTGGGGTTGATTGCCACGCTGGCGCTGCTCGGCGCCGAACCGATCCTGCACATCATGAACGTGGACCCCGAACTGATCGGTCCTTGCATGGAGTACCTGCAAGGCATCGCCACCGGCCTGCCGGCGGTGGCGCTGTATCACGTGCTTCGCTGCTTCAGCGACGGCCTGGGCCGAACGCGACCGGCGATGGTCCTGGGTTTGTGCGGGCTGGCGCTGAACATCCCGCTCAATTACATCTTCATTTACGGGCATCTGGGCCTGCCCGCCATGGGCGGCGTCGGTTGCGGCTGGGCCACGGCCCTGGTGATGTGGTTCATGGCCCTGGGCATGGCCGGTTGGGCGCGCTGGGCGCCGGCCTACCAGTCGAGCCGGTTATTCAACCGCTTCGACTGGCCACAATGGACCGTCATCAAGCGCCTGCTGGGTATCGGCCTGCCGATTGGCATCGCGGTATTTGCCGAATCGAGCATTTTTGCGGTGATTGCCCTGCTGATCGGCAGCCTCGGCGCCACCGTGGTGGCCGGGCACCAGATTGCCCTGAACTTCAGCTCCCTGGTGTTCATGATTCCCTATTCGTTGGGCATGGCTGTGACGGTGCGGGTCGGCCAGGCCCTGGGCCGGCGCCAGCCGCGCGAAGCGCGCTTCGCCGCCGGAGTCGGCATGGGTACGGCGCTGGCTTATGCCTGCCTGTCGGCGAGCCTGATGTTCTGGCTGCGCGGGCCCATCGCGGCGATCTATACCGGCGATCCGGTGGTGATCGAAGTGGCGTCGATGTTGATCGTCTATGCGGCGTTGTTTCAGTTTTCCGACGCGATCCAGGTCACGGCGGCGGGCGCGTTGCGCGGCTACCAGGACACCCGGGTGACGATGATCCTGACGCTGTTCGCCTACTGGGGCATTGGCCTGCCCGTGGGTTACATCCTGGGCCTGACCGACTGGCTCGGCACCGCCAGCGGTCCGAGCGGGTTGTGGCAGGGCCTGATCGTGGGCTTGAGCTGCGCGGCGCTGATGCTGTCGATCCGCCTGGCACGCAGCGCACGCAAGCAGATCCGCATCAGCCGTTCGGCGGACTAAGCGAGCTTTTTGCGGATCCAGTAGCGGTAGGTGCCATCGACCTCGTCCTGAGCCACCAGTTCGTGGTCGAGGAACACACAGAACTTGGGAATGTCGCGACGGGTCGAGGGGTCGGTGGCAATCACCTTCAACAGCCCGCCGGGCATCAGGTCGCGGATGTGCTGGTGCAGCATCATCACCGGCTCCGGGCAATTGAGGCCGGTGGCATCCAGCGTGCCGTCGACCGGCGTATCGTTCATTTCAATCATGTTCTACTCCTGAAACTGGCGGGCATTGTCGCGCAATGTCGGTGCAAGGTCACCTCTGGCTTAACACCGCCCCCTGTGGGAGCGAGCCTGCTCGCGATAGCGTCGGGCCACCCAACATCGATGTCCACTGATGCACCGATATCGCGAGCAGGCTCGCTCCCACAGGGATTTCATTGCCTTTCAAGCGCTAGCGGGACTTGGGCTTTTTGGTGTCCAGCCGCCGCAGATGGCACGTCACTTCCTCACGGTCGTGGTACAGCTGCTTGCAGCCGATCTCGACCTTGATGCCCCGGGCCTTGAAGCCGTCGGCGATACGTTCGAGCAGGCGTTTCACTT is drawn from Pseudomonas rhizophila and contains these coding sequences:
- a CDS encoding ABC transporter transmembrane domain-containing protein, which produces MLLMLSSQQRRAIRLASGFIAPYRKQVAGALLALIVTAAITLSMGQGIRLLVDQGFMTRSPHLLNQSIGLFMVLVVGLAIGTFSRFYLVSWIGERVVADIRRQVFNHLVYLHPGFYENNRSSEIQSRLTADTTLLQSVIGSSLSLFLRNALMVVGGIVLLFITNPKLTSIVVIALPLVLAPILIFGRRVRSLSRQSQDRIADVGSYVSETLGQIKTVQAYNHQVQDERRFAVTVEQAFDTARKRIAQRAWLITLVIVLVLGAVGVMLWVGGMDVIAGRISGGELAAFVFYSLIVGSAFGTLSEVIGELQRAAGAAERIAELLRSENIIQPPVSGLVTLPERVRGDLRLEGVRFSYPSRPDSYAVDGLDLSVQAGETLALVGPSGAGKSTVYDLLLRFYDPAQGRILIDDVPLTQLDPLDLRRHFALVSQNPALFFGTVEENIRYGNPEATSEQVREAAQIAHAHDFIEKMPEGYQTHLGDGGLGLSGGQRQRLAIARALLVDAPILLLDEATSALDAQSEHLIQQALPSLMKNRTTLVIAHRLATVKNADRIAVMDQGKVVAVGTHQELVASNALYARLAALQFNQQGDSVP
- the tusA gene encoding sulfurtransferase TusA, whose protein sequence is MIEMNDTPVDGTLDATGLNCPEPVMMLHQHIRDLMPGGLLKVIATDPSTRRDIPKFCVFLDHELVAQDEVDGTYRYWIRKKLA
- a CDS encoding PA1571 family protein gives rise to the protein MSLQHSSDDKIQVIRTQPDQSLGCSFIDAQGREVPITEDMIQKACSELEKRLVKPAEQK
- a CDS encoding MATE family efflux transporter; the protein is MRRLALIFSDVSPVNPVIDHATTLSRPARVRLELKTLLALALPIMVAQLATTAMGFVDAVMAGRVGPRDLAAVALGNSIWVPVFLLMTGTLLATTPKVAQRFGAGTFDEIGPLVRQALWLALVVGLIATLALLGAEPILHIMNVDPELIGPCMEYLQGIATGLPAVALYHVLRCFSDGLGRTRPAMVLGLCGLALNIPLNYIFIYGHLGLPAMGGVGCGWATALVMWFMALGMAGWARWAPAYQSSRLFNRFDWPQWTVIKRLLGIGLPIGIAVFAESSIFAVIALLIGSLGATVVAGHQIALNFSSLVFMIPYSLGMAVTVRVGQALGRRQPREARFAAGVGMGTALAYACLSASLMFWLRGPIAAIYTGDPVVIEVASMLIVYAALFQFSDAIQVTAAGALRGYQDTRVTMILTLFAYWGIGLPVGYILGLTDWLGTASGPSGLWQGLIVGLSCAALMLSIRLARSARKQIRISRSAD
- a CDS encoding transglycosylase SLT domain-containing protein, whose translation is MRSRLFSVLSCLFVCATAVQTAQAVDISTQRQYYDEAKRALAKGDSGPYFRYSQALRDYPLEPYLAYDELTARLKSASNAEIEKFLAEHGDLPQANWMKLRWLRWLADRGDWATFVKYYDPKLNFTELDCLNAQYQLSHGLKAEGYANTEKLWLTGKSQPAACDALFGLWATQGQLTEQKRWERAKLAAQARNYPLAKSLISGLSTLAPRGQLLIDVAQKPELLNQPSRFRPADEPMADIVSLGLRRLARQDPEKAMALLDGYASTMHFSKPEKVAIAREIGLTLAKRFDSRALGVMTKYDPELRDDTVSEWRLRLLLRLARWDDAYELTRRLPETLASTSRWRYWQARSLELAQPQNPEALTLYKHLARERDFYGFLAADRSQSPYSLNNKPLVMSQALINKVRNTPGIRRALEFHARGQIVDGRREWYHVTRHFNRDEMVAQAKLAYDLKWYFPAIRTISQAKYWDDLDIRFPMAYRDTLVREAKVRGLHSSWVFAITRQESAFMEDARSGVGASGLMQLMPATAKETARKFNIPLASPKQVLNPDKNIQLGAAYLSQVHSQFNGNRVLASAAYNAGPGRVRQWLRGADHLSFDVWVESIPFDETRQYVQNVLSYSVIYGQKLNSPQPLVDWHERYFDDQ
- the pdxB gene encoding 4-phosphoerythronate dehydrogenase PdxB, giving the protein MLIVADENIPLLDAFFQGFGEIRRVPGRGIDRSMVEQADVLLVRSVTQVNRTLLEGSKVKFVGTCTIGTDHLDLDYFAEAGIRWASAPGCNARGVVDYVLGSLMTLAEIEGADLKQRTFGVVGAGQVGGRLVEVLKGLGWTVKVCDPPRQATEGGDYVSLEQIIEQCDVISLHTPLTRDGAQPTWHLFDEQRLRRLQPGTWLINAARGPVIDNTALREVLLEREDLQAVLDVWEHEPSVDADLADLCVIATPHIAGYSLDGRQRGTAQIYESLCAFLEQPVAVRLSDLLPRPWLGGITLDADTDPAWALAMLCRGVYDPRRDDADFRRSLVGTVSEQRSAFDALRKHYPPRREIDSLKVRIEGQSPALQQIVSALGATSL
- a CDS encoding ATP-binding cassette domain-containing protein, whose product is MTLLKFSDVSLAFGAMPLLDKVSWQIARGERVCIIGRNGTGKSSMMKLVKGDQKPDDGSVWRAPGLKIGELPQELPVADERTVFDVVAEGLDGVGALLAEYHHLSQNIVTDADLDKLMHVQHDLEARDGWRLQQLVDSTLSRLQLPADKTLAELSGGWRRRVLLAQALVSEPDLLLLDEPTNHLDIGAIAWLEEALKDFQGAVLFITHDRSFLQNLATRILELDRGGLIDWNGDYASFLVHKEAALAAEETANALFDKKLAQEEVWIRQGIKARRTRNEGRVRALKALRMERSERRERTGKANIQLDTADKSGKQVMVLENVSFAHPGGPFLIKDFSMVLQRGDRIGLLGANGTGKTTLLKLMLGGLVPTNGKVEEGTKIDVAYFDQLRHQLDLEKTVIDNVAEGRDFIDIDGQSRHVLSYLGDFLFSPQRARTPVKALSGGERARLLLAKLFSKPANLLVLDEPTNDLDVETLELLEEVLLTFNGTVLMVSHDRAFLDNVVTSTLVFEGEGLVREYVGGYQDWLRQGGSPRLLGVTESKSGKADLNSAVVKAEPAPVAAAPAAAPAKKKLSYKLQRELEALPGDIDAKEQQIAAVQAEMADIGFYQRPAAETAKVIAHLEQLQAELDALVERWAELDA